In Gemmatimonadales bacterium, one DNA window encodes the following:
- a CDS encoding DinB family protein, which translates to MLRAPEAPNALLAAWNTNGRVTAFLIERLPAALWRATIPGIPTRTVRSVAAHLHNARCSWVKTLGAEHGIAAPTRVDHRSVTPRQLVSALKRSSRGIAALLELGCRRGGQVPSSRAYVWRNLALDVEHVLTYFVAHEAHHRGQIVMVARQLGYRLPPSVMAGLWQWRNPSARSDRIAKR; encoded by the coding sequence GTGCTCCGAGCACCCGAGGCGCCGAATGCCCTGCTCGCCGCCTGGAACACGAACGGCCGCGTCACGGCGTTCCTGATCGAGCGCCTCCCGGCGGCGCTCTGGCGCGCGACGATACCCGGCATCCCAACACGGACAGTCCGGAGTGTCGCCGCGCACCTCCACAATGCACGATGTAGCTGGGTAAAGACCTTGGGCGCCGAGCACGGGATCGCTGCCCCGACGCGCGTGGACCACCGATCCGTCACGCCGCGGCAACTCGTGTCGGCCCTGAAGCGGAGCAGTCGGGGCATCGCGGCCCTCCTGGAGCTAGGCTGCCGTCGCGGCGGGCAGGTGCCGTCATCGAGGGCGTACGTGTGGCGCAACCTCGCGCTGGACGTCGAACACGTCCTGACGTACTTCGTCGCCCACGAGGCGCATCATCGAGGTCAGATCGTGATGGTGGCCCGCCAACTCGGGTACCGACTGCCGCCGAGCGTGATGGCGGGGCTGTGGCAGTGGCGGAATCCGTCGGCGCGAAGCGACCGCATCGCCAAGCGCTGA
- a CDS encoding M13 family metallopeptidase: protein MIRPRPHVVRWLLALALAVAPLVPLRAQRGVPGLDTAGMGRSVRPGDDFYLYANGTWLRRTVIPADRSAYGAFNIADERAERRLTTIVQDAAAADAPAGSDLRKIGDFYRSFLDTTAIEARGLEPLKLELDRIAAIGDPTALARYLGATLRADVDPINTGQIDTDNLFGLWVAQDFDAPTKYSAYLLQGGLEMPDRSYYVDTSAAMAGIRAEYRAHVVRMLALAAFADTAGLADTILDLETRIARVQESREDSYDVLKGNNHWSRADLPGRAPGLAWDAFLDAAGLGDVATFVAWQPGAITALSALTASEPLSAWKALLAYHAIEHHAAVLPPAFDHEAFAFFGRTLSGTPEQEPRTRRAVQATSGALGFAVGRLYAQRYFPPGAKRQAQAMVANIVAAFHQRIARLAWMAPATRAAAQAKLATLRVSVGYPDRWPSYGGLDVVAGRAYENADRVGRFEDAQALEKLHRPVDRSEWVMTPQTVNAVNLPAMNAINFPAAILQPPNFDPERDPVLDYGAIGAVIGHEISHSFDDQGALFDADGRLRNWWTPEDFAHFAAAGRRLAVQFDRYRPFPDVAVKGEQTLSENIADVAGLGDAYDAWRLTLGGKPAAGAAGFSAEQLFFISYAQYWRQKIREAALRQRLVTDGHAPAEYRADTVRNLDAWYAAFDVKPGAKLYLAPAERVRVW, encoded by the coding sequence ATGATCCGCCCACGGCCTCACGTCGTCCGCTGGCTGCTGGCGCTCGCGCTGGCGGTCGCTCCACTCGTCCCGCTTCGCGCGCAGCGCGGCGTGCCCGGGCTCGACACGGCGGGCATGGGCCGCTCGGTGCGCCCCGGCGACGACTTCTACCTCTACGCCAACGGCACGTGGCTGCGCCGGACGGTCATCCCCGCCGACCGCAGCGCGTACGGTGCCTTCAACATCGCCGACGAGCGCGCCGAGCGACGGCTGACGACGATCGTGCAGGACGCCGCGGCGGCCGACGCGCCGGCGGGATCGGATCTCCGGAAGATCGGGGACTTCTACCGCAGCTTCCTGGACACTACCGCCATCGAAGCCCGCGGCCTCGAGCCGCTGAAGCTCGAGCTGGACCGGATCGCGGCGATCGGCGACCCCACGGCGCTCGCCCGGTACCTCGGCGCGACGCTCCGGGCGGACGTGGACCCGATCAATACCGGCCAGATCGACACCGACAACCTCTTCGGCCTCTGGGTCGCCCAGGATTTCGACGCGCCGACGAAGTACTCCGCGTATCTCCTTCAGGGCGGCCTCGAGATGCCGGACCGCAGCTACTACGTGGACACGTCCGCGGCGATGGCCGGCATCCGTGCGGAGTACCGTGCGCACGTGGTGCGCATGCTCGCGCTGGCGGCCTTCGCCGACACCGCGGGGCTGGCCGATACGATCCTGGATCTCGAGACCAGGATCGCGCGGGTGCAGGAGAGCCGCGAGGACAGCTACGACGTCCTGAAGGGGAACAACCACTGGTCGCGGGCGGACTTGCCGGGCCGGGCGCCGGGGCTCGCCTGGGACGCCTTCCTCGACGCGGCCGGCCTCGGCGACGTCGCGACCTTCGTGGCCTGGCAGCCGGGCGCGATCACGGCGCTCTCCGCCCTGACCGCGAGCGAGCCGCTGTCGGCCTGGAAGGCGCTGCTCGCCTATCACGCGATCGAGCACCACGCCGCAGTCCTCCCGCCGGCGTTCGACCACGAGGCGTTCGCGTTCTTCGGCCGGACGCTCTCGGGTACACCCGAGCAGGAGCCGCGCACCAGGCGCGCGGTCCAAGCGACGAGCGGCGCGCTCGGCTTCGCCGTGGGGCGACTGTACGCGCAGCGCTACTTCCCGCCCGGCGCGAAGCGGCAGGCCCAGGCGATGGTTGCCAACATCGTCGCGGCCTTCCACCAGCGGATCGCCCGGCTCGCGTGGATGGCGCCCGCGACCAGGGCCGCGGCGCAGGCGAAGCTCGCCACGCTCCGGGTGAGCGTGGGCTACCCCGACCGGTGGCCGAGCTACGGCGGGCTCGACGTCGTGGCGGGCCGGGCGTACGAGAACGCCGACCGGGTCGGGCGCTTCGAGGACGCGCAGGCGCTCGAGAAGCTGCACCGGCCCGTGGACCGCTCCGAGTGGGTGATGACGCCGCAGACCGTGAACGCGGTCAACCTGCCGGCGATGAACGCCATCAACTTCCCGGCGGCCATCCTGCAGCCGCCCAACTTCGACCCCGAGCGCGATCCGGTGCTCGACTACGGCGCGATCGGCGCCGTGATCGGCCACGAGATCAGTCACAGCTTCGACGACCAGGGGGCGCTGTTCGATGCCGACGGGCGCTTGCGCAACTGGTGGACGCCGGAGGACTTCGCGCACTTCGCCGCCGCCGGCAGGCGCCTCGCCGTGCAGTTCGATCGCTATCGCCCATTCCCGGATGTCGCCGTGAAGGGCGAGCAGACCCTCAGTGAGAACATCGCGGACGTGGCCGGGCTCGGCGACGCCTACGATGCCTGGCGGCTCACGCTCGGCGGCAAGCCGGCCGCCGGCGCCGCAGGCTTCAGCGCCGAGCAGCTCTTCTTCATCAGCTACGCGCAGTACTGGCGCCAGAAGATCCGCGAGGCGGCGCTGCGCCAGCGACTGGTCACCGACGGACACGCGCCCGCCGAGTACCGCGCCGACACGGTGCGCAATCTCGACGCCTGGTACGCGGCCTTCGACGTCAAGCCGGGCGCGAAGCTGTACCTCGCGCCCGCGGAGCGCGTGCGCGTCTGGTGA
- a CDS encoding protein kinase yields MDASDSLRLALADRYTIERELGQGGMATVYLAEDLKHHRPVALKVLKPELSAALGPERFLREIELSARLTHPHILPLHDSGTANGILYYVMPYVEGESLRDRLTREKQLPLDDALQIAREVADGLSYAHAHGVVHRDIKPENILLESGHAVVADFGIARAIDAAGGTRLTETGVALGTPAYMSPEQAAGSKDLDGRSDLYALGCVLYEMLAGEPPFTGSTAESVVRQHLAVEPPNVTRVRPAVPAAVAAALQRALAKTPADRFNPVALFAEALGTRVSAGVPAPPAPSATVSVRRRRRVPLAAGIAAAVVALAAVGLILWHARGGGAKTVDVREPILVLPFDTRVTSPGLKDVGQLAADRIESAIEEAALGAVKPRRAALGATGEGGATPEMLSRIARSSGAATLVTGVIYQRGDTVEVQSQVLRARDLKTVFSLRAAQGLAGNAGRVVDEAKERILGAVGYYVSPESRGMDPSLYTPPSTLALFRLWTRANQLFNQGKFVEAIPVQQEILRRDSTQFYVAEQLAGALFNLGRSHESDSILRVMETRRGRLTRGETLVLDISQSLRASPEDEWRAATAAFQVDSQAFAYLALYAAVRTNHLSQATRFYHLRDTSSSWGRDWQAWYSVEAAALHGLGRYDQELALAREARTRDPGNSDHAFTEARALLALGRMAELEQVLTASRALPDYRAPGTLMHLVAAELLEHRTKAEYQRMFERALAWNQALPADRRQDRQVRQEMAVENYYLGRYAEAARLFADLGREFPDEPLYVNSAARIAASQGDTAAALRRIEELRADTLRNNGLEVSRIFALLGRKVEAVAALRDYLNRGGRYDLGWHATDLELIALRDYPPFVALVALKE; encoded by the coding sequence ATGGACGCTTCCGACTCGCTTCGCCTGGCGCTCGCGGACCGCTACACGATCGAGCGCGAACTCGGGCAGGGTGGCATGGCCACCGTCTACCTCGCCGAGGACCTCAAGCACCACCGTCCCGTCGCCCTCAAGGTCCTCAAGCCCGAACTCTCGGCCGCCTTGGGTCCGGAGCGGTTTCTGAGGGAGATCGAGCTCAGCGCGCGGCTCACGCACCCCCACATTCTGCCGCTCCACGATTCGGGCACCGCGAACGGGATCCTCTACTACGTGATGCCTTACGTGGAAGGCGAGTCCCTCCGCGACCGCCTGACCCGAGAGAAGCAGCTGCCGCTCGACGACGCGCTGCAGATCGCTCGGGAGGTGGCGGACGGGCTCTCGTACGCCCACGCTCACGGGGTGGTGCACCGCGACATCAAGCCGGAGAACATCCTGCTGGAGTCGGGGCACGCGGTGGTCGCCGACTTCGGAATAGCGCGCGCGATCGACGCGGCGGGGGGCACGCGGCTGACGGAGACGGGGGTCGCGCTGGGGACGCCGGCCTACATGAGTCCCGAGCAGGCGGCGGGGAGCAAGGACCTGGACGGGCGAAGCGATCTCTACGCCTTGGGCTGCGTGCTGTACGAGATGCTGGCCGGGGAGCCACCGTTCACCGGGTCGACGGCCGAGAGCGTGGTGCGGCAGCATCTGGCGGTCGAGCCGCCGAACGTCACCAGGGTCCGGCCCGCCGTGCCGGCGGCCGTGGCGGCTGCGCTGCAGCGGGCGCTGGCCAAGACGCCGGCCGATCGGTTCAATCCGGTGGCGCTGTTCGCGGAGGCGCTCGGCACCCGCGTGTCGGCAGGAGTCCCAGCCCCGCCCGCGCCGTCCGCGACCGTGTCCGTCCGGCGGCGACGCCGTGTCCCCCTGGCGGCGGGGATCGCCGCTGCGGTTGTCGCGCTTGCGGCGGTAGGCCTGATCCTGTGGCACGCGCGAGGCGGCGGGGCCAAGACCGTGGATGTCCGCGAACCGATCCTCGTGCTCCCGTTCGATACCCGCGTGACGTCACCGGGCCTCAAGGATGTCGGCCAGCTGGCCGCAGACCGGATCGAGTCGGCGATTGAGGAGGCCGCGCTGGGCGCGGTCAAGCCTCGGCGCGCGGCGCTCGGCGCAACCGGGGAGGGCGGTGCTACACCGGAGATGCTGAGCCGAATCGCCAGGTCCAGCGGCGCGGCGACCCTCGTGACAGGGGTGATCTATCAACGCGGCGACACCGTGGAGGTGCAGTCTCAGGTGCTGCGCGCCCGCGACCTCAAGACCGTCTTTAGCCTCCGCGCTGCACAGGGCCTGGCGGGGAACGCTGGTCGGGTGGTGGACGAAGCGAAGGAGAGGATTCTCGGAGCGGTGGGCTACTACGTGTCGCCGGAATCAAGAGGCATGGACCCATCGCTCTACACACCACCAAGTACTCTCGCGCTGTTCAGGCTGTGGACCCGAGCCAACCAGCTGTTCAATCAGGGGAAGTTCGTCGAGGCGATCCCCGTCCAACAGGAGATACTCCGGCGCGACTCCACGCAGTTCTACGTCGCCGAGCAGTTAGCGGGCGCGCTCTTCAACTTGGGTCGCTCGCATGAGTCCGATTCCATCCTGCGAGTGATGGAGACGCGCCGCGGGCGTCTGACGCGCGGCGAGACGCTTGTCCTGGACATTTCCCAATCACTGCGCGCGTCGCCCGAGGATGAGTGGCGAGCTGCGACGGCGGCGTTCCAGGTTGACTCGCAGGCCTTTGCCTACCTGGCGCTCTATGCAGCCGTACGGACCAACCACCTCTCGCAGGCCACGAGATTCTACCACCTCCGGGACACCTCGAGTTCTTGGGGCCGCGATTGGCAGGCGTGGTACTCCGTCGAGGCCGCCGCGTTGCACGGGCTGGGCCGGTACGACCAGGAGCTGGCGCTGGCGCGCGAAGCGAGAACGCGGGATCCCGGCAACTCTGACCATGCCTTCACCGAGGCCCGCGCCCTCCTTGCGCTCGGGAGAATGGCGGAACTAGAGCAGGTATTGACGGCGAGCCGGGCGCTCCCCGACTACCGGGCGCCTGGAACCCTGATGCACCTTGTTGCCGCCGAGCTGCTCGAGCACCGGACGAAGGCCGAGTACCAGCGCATGTTCGAGCGGGCGTTGGCATGGAACCAGGCCCTCCCGGCGGATCGCCGGCAGGACCGGCAAGTTCGGCAAGAGATGGCGGTGGAGAACTACTATCTGGGGCGATACGCGGAGGCCGCTCGGCTTTTCGCGGACTTGGGCCGTGAGTTTCCCGACGAGCCGTTGTACGTGAACTCCGCAGCGCGCATTGCTGCCAGTCAGGGGGACACAGCCGCCGCTCTGCGACGCATCGAGGAGCTGCGGGCGGACACGCTGCGGAACAACGGCCTGGAGGTGTCCCGCATCTTCGCGCTGCTCGGCCGCAAGGTCGAAGCGGTGGCGGCCTTGCGCGACTACCTGAACCGCGGCGGCCGGTACGACCTCGGCTGGCACGCGACCGATCTCGAACTGATCGCGCTGCGTGACTATCCGCCGTTCGTCGCGCTGGTTGCGCTCAAAGAGTGA